A portion of the Paenibacillus sp. PvR098 genome contains these proteins:
- a CDS encoding YolD-like family protein, with the protein MAKAKVAKRPTRDEFVLEEIGNQLTEAKLESSEILLTVWGWGEPVRGLIVEMDSRTGKVHVRGSVETVKVPFMDIMRVDYPRD; encoded by the coding sequence GTGGCAAAGGCAAAGGTAGCAAAGCGACCAACGAGGGATGAATTTGTTTTAGAGGAGATAGGAAATCAACTAACGGAAGCTAAGCTGGAAAGTTCTGAAATCCTGCTGACGGTATGGGGATGGGGAGAACCGGTTCGCGGACTGATTGTGGAGATGGATTCAAGAACTGGAAAAGTCCATGTCCGGGGGTCTGTAGAGACTGTAAAAGTACCCTTTATGGATATAATGAGAGTAGATTATCCACGGGATTAG
- a CDS encoding PAS domain-containing protein, with amino-acid sequence MFFKSAPNNQLTALLEETRKLRKRVQMNDFSGSLDPLAATSESKEIAENMNFIIEKMMHYANDLETRLDLVTEAIEVGLWDMHVVAGDPVNPNNTFIWSDEFRSMLGYQDENDFPNILDSWASKLHPEERDWVLEAFVTHMQDGTGQTPFDVEYRLLKNNGLYRWFRATGSTIRDSHGVPLRVAGAIFDIHEKKLKAKEMEDLVTRYDLINRALVEAPWDMTVIAGDPVNPNNEFWWSPQFRKTLGFKDESDFPNVLSSWSGRLHPEDKERTLQAFADHLNDHTGKTLFDIDYRLRSKNGEYRWYHAGGETIRDSDGVPLRVAGTIRDITHEKNKEQIVHQMTTQMQQLSDSISEMVRGVNSVTDQAQELAIAQEQSAEAANKAKNSADETKNISNLIKEIANQTNLLGLNASIEAARAGEQGRGFSIVANEVRKLAVHSANATGNIENSLNDMKELIEIILNHIGNMSTLTQSQAALTEQVNASMDEINSMSQSLVDFAKSI; translated from the coding sequence ATGTTTTTTAAGTCGGCACCAAATAACCAGCTCACTGCATTATTAGAGGAAACTAGAAAATTACGAAAAAGGGTTCAAATGAATGACTTTTCCGGATCCTTAGATCCCTTGGCAGCTACTTCGGAATCCAAAGAAATCGCCGAGAATATGAATTTTATTATAGAAAAGATGATGCATTACGCAAACGACTTGGAAACTCGCCTTGATCTGGTAACTGAAGCGATTGAAGTCGGTCTATGGGATATGCATGTTGTGGCCGGTGACCCCGTTAATCCTAACAATACATTTATATGGTCTGACGAATTCCGCAGCATGCTTGGCTATCAAGATGAAAATGATTTCCCCAATATCCTTGATAGCTGGGCATCAAAGCTTCACCCGGAAGAGCGTGACTGGGTTCTTGAAGCCTTTGTGACTCACATGCAAGATGGAACCGGGCAAACTCCCTTTGATGTGGAATATCGGTTGCTAAAGAACAACGGTCTATATCGTTGGTTCCGCGCCACCGGATCAACCATCCGAGATAGCCATGGTGTCCCGTTAAGGGTAGCCGGCGCTATATTTGATATACACGAGAAGAAGCTAAAAGCAAAAGAAATGGAAGATTTGGTCACACGTTACGATCTTATAAATAGAGCGCTGGTAGAAGCCCCTTGGGATATGACAGTGATCGCTGGCGACCCTGTAAATCCGAATAATGAATTTTGGTGGTCGCCGCAATTTCGAAAAACGCTTGGCTTCAAAGATGAGTCGGACTTTCCGAATGTGCTTAGCAGCTGGAGCGGGAGACTTCATCCAGAGGACAAAGAGCGGACGTTACAAGCTTTTGCCGACCATCTAAATGACCATACCGGTAAAACTCTATTTGACATTGATTATCGTCTGCGTTCGAAAAACGGTGAATACCGCTGGTATCATGCCGGTGGAGAAACCATTCGAGACAGCGATGGCGTTCCGCTGCGAGTGGCGGGAACCATACGGGATATTACCCATGAAAAAAACAAAGAACAAATCGTTCACCAAATGACTACGCAAATGCAGCAACTTTCTGACTCTATAAGCGAGATGGTTAGAGGTGTCAATTCTGTAACCGATCAGGCACAAGAACTTGCTATCGCCCAAGAGCAATCAGCTGAAGCTGCCAATAAAGCCAAAAACAGTGCGGACGAAACTAAAAACATTTCAAATTTGATTAAAGAAATTGCGAATCAAACTAATCTATTAGGCTTAAATGCCTCAATCGAGGCTGCCCGTGCTGGTGAGCAAGGTCGTGGTTTTAGCATTGTTGCCAACGAGGTAAGAAAACTGGCAGTACATAGTGCAAATGCTACCGGGAACATAGAGAACAGTCTGAATGATATGAAGGAACTCATTGAAATAATTCTAAATCATATCGGGAATATGAGTACTCTCACACAGAGTCAAGCCGCCTTGACAGAGCAAGTAAATGCATCGATGGATGAAATAAATAGTATGTCACAATCTTTGGTCGATTTTGCCAAATCGATATAG
- the glgA gene encoding glycogen synthase GlgA: MKVLFAASEAVPFVKTGGLADVIGSLPKELSKQGLDVRVILPKYDDIPESFIQKMEPVAVFDLQMGWRTLFCGISKLEHEGIIFYFIDNEFYFKRKGCYGYGDDAERFAFYCRAVMDSLQHIDFMPDIIHCHDWQAGMIPVLYRVHFSYQPEYAHIKTVTTVHNLKYQGVFGKEQFNDYFALGDEHLHGYALEQHGGASFLKGGLLYSDFVTTVSPTYAEEIQTPYYGEHLDSLLRNNSHRMQGILNGLDYEEFDPMTDPHIEVNYRDSLAKKQQNKVKLQERLGLPVNKEVPMIALVTRLVDQKGLSLIDRVIGELMSLDAQWVILGTGEPRFEQLFRWAADAFPDKLSAQILFDEGLARQIYAGSDLFLMPSLFEPCGIGQLIAMRYRSVPIVRETGGLRDTVIPYNEETGEGTGFSFASYNAHDMLYTVERAVRLYRDPAVWSNLMSNIKKKDFSWRKSAQQYAGLYQSLAN; the protein is encoded by the coding sequence ATGAAAGTGTTATTTGCCGCGTCTGAAGCCGTACCTTTTGTCAAAACGGGCGGACTTGCCGATGTGATCGGTTCGCTGCCCAAGGAACTGTCTAAGCAAGGACTCGATGTTCGTGTCATACTGCCTAAGTACGACGATATCCCTGAAAGCTTTATACAGAAGATGGAACCCGTTGCCGTATTTGATTTGCAAATGGGTTGGAGAACATTGTTTTGCGGGATTTCGAAGCTGGAGCATGAAGGCATCATTTTTTATTTTATCGATAACGAATTTTATTTCAAGCGTAAAGGCTGTTACGGATACGGTGACGATGCTGAACGTTTTGCGTTCTATTGCCGAGCGGTGATGGATTCCTTGCAGCACATTGATTTCATGCCGGACATCATCCATTGTCACGACTGGCAAGCCGGTATGATCCCTGTGCTGTACCGGGTCCACTTTAGCTACCAGCCCGAATACGCTCATATCAAAACCGTTACTACCGTGCACAACTTGAAATATCAAGGGGTTTTCGGCAAAGAGCAGTTCAATGATTACTTCGCTTTGGGGGACGAGCATCTCCATGGATATGCTCTGGAGCAGCACGGCGGAGCCAGCTTTCTTAAAGGCGGACTTCTTTACTCTGACTTCGTTACCACCGTGAGCCCGACTTATGCTGAAGAAATCCAAACGCCGTATTACGGCGAACACTTGGACAGCTTGCTTCGAAATAACAGTCACCGGATGCAAGGGATTCTAAATGGCCTGGATTATGAAGAATTCGATCCGATGACAGACCCTCATATTGAGGTTAATTACCGCGATTCGCTGGCTAAAAAACAGCAAAACAAAGTGAAGCTGCAGGAACGGCTCGGACTTCCCGTGAATAAAGAAGTACCTATGATAGCGCTGGTGACGAGGCTGGTGGATCAGAAGGGGCTTTCTCTGATCGACCGGGTGATCGGCGAACTGATGTCGCTGGATGCTCAGTGGGTCATTCTGGGCACGGGAGAGCCTCGTTTCGAGCAGCTGTTCCGCTGGGCTGCTGATGCGTTTCCGGACAAGCTGTCGGCGCAAATTTTATTTGACGAAGGACTCGCAAGACAAATTTATGCGGGTTCGGATCTCTTCTTGATGCCCTCGCTGTTCGAGCCTTGCGGCATCGGCCAACTGATCGCCATGCGTTACAGAAGCGTTCCGATCGTCCGTGAAACCGGCGGGCTCCGGGATACGGTCATCCCTTATAATGAAGAAACAGGAGAAGGGACCGGCTTCAGCTTCGCCAGCTATAATGCCCATGATATGCTGTATACCGTGGAACGGGCCGTGCGGTTGTATCGAGATCCTGCGGTTTGGTCGAATTTGATGAGCAACATCAAGAAAAAAGATTTCAGCTGGCGCAAATCGGCCCAGCAGTACGCAGGTTTATACCAAAGCCTGGCGAATTGA
- a CDS encoding ABC-F family ATP-binding cassette domain-containing protein, which translates to MSILNVERLSHGFGDRAIFNDVSFRLLKGEHIGLIGANGEGKSTFMNIITGKLQPDDGKIEWSKRMRVGYLDQHAVLNKGMTIRDVLKGAFQYLFDMEQEMNDMYAKMGEVSPEELEQLLEDVGTIQDTLTNQDFYMIDAKIDETARGLGLTDIGLDKDVNDLSGGQRTKVLLAKLLLEKPDILLLDEPTNYLDEQHIDWLTRYLQEYENAFILISHDIPFLNSVINLIYHMENQELNRYVGDYDHFQQVYEMKKQQLESAYKRQQQEIADLKDFVARNKASVATRNMAMSRQKKLDKMDVIELAKEKPKPQFNFKEARTSGKLIFEAAELVIGYENPLSRPLNLRMERGQKIALVGANGIGKTTLLRSILGEIKALSGSVKLGDNLNIGYFEQEMKDANYNTCIDEIWNEFPSYSQFEVRAALAKCGLTTKHIESKITVLSGGEKAKVRLCKLINRETNLLVLDEPTNHLDVDAKDELKRALKAYKGSILLISHEPEFYREVVTDTWNCESWTTKVF; encoded by the coding sequence ATGAGCATATTAAACGTAGAACGACTAAGCCACGGCTTTGGAGATCGCGCTATCTTCAATGACGTATCCTTCCGCCTGCTCAAAGGCGAGCACATCGGACTCATCGGCGCCAACGGCGAAGGCAAGTCCACCTTCATGAACATCATTACAGGCAAGCTCCAGCCGGATGACGGCAAGATCGAATGGTCCAAGCGCATGCGCGTTGGATACCTCGATCAGCATGCGGTGCTAAACAAGGGCATGACGATCCGCGATGTCCTGAAGGGAGCCTTCCAATACCTGTTCGATATGGAACAAGAGATGAACGACATGTACGCTAAGATGGGCGAGGTATCTCCGGAGGAGCTCGAGCAGCTGCTTGAGGATGTCGGAACGATTCAGGATACGTTAACCAATCAAGATTTTTACATGATCGATGCCAAGATCGACGAAACCGCCCGTGGACTGGGACTTACGGATATTGGATTAGATAAGGACGTCAACGACCTTAGCGGCGGACAGCGGACGAAGGTATTGCTCGCGAAGCTGCTGCTCGAAAAACCGGACATCCTGCTCCTTGACGAGCCGACGAACTATCTCGATGAGCAGCATATAGACTGGTTAACGCGCTATCTTCAGGAGTATGAGAATGCATTCATTTTAATCTCACACGACATTCCGTTCCTGAACAGCGTAATTAACCTGATCTATCATATGGAAAATCAAGAGTTAAACCGCTATGTTGGCGATTACGACCATTTCCAGCAGGTCTACGAAATGAAAAAACAGCAGCTTGAATCAGCCTACAAGCGCCAACAGCAAGAAATTGCGGATTTGAAAGACTTCGTAGCCCGGAACAAAGCGAGTGTCGCGACGCGGAACATGGCGATGTCCAGACAAAAGAAGCTCGACAAAATGGATGTCATCGAGCTGGCTAAGGAAAAACCGAAGCCACAGTTCAACTTCAAAGAGGCAAGAACGTCCGGCAAGCTGATTTTCGAAGCTGCGGAGCTTGTCATCGGTTATGAGAATCCCTTATCAAGACCACTCAACCTCCGAATGGAACGTGGTCAGAAGATCGCGCTTGTGGGTGCGAACGGGATCGGTAAAACTACGCTGCTAAGGAGTATCTTAGGCGAGATCAAGGCACTGTCCGGCTCCGTTAAGCTTGGAGATAACCTGAATATCGGCTACTTCGAGCAAGAAATGAAAGATGCCAATTACAATACATGCATTGATGAAATATGGAATGAGTTCCCTTCTTACTCGCAGTTCGAAGTGCGTGCGGCGCTGGCCAAGTGCGGGCTCACGACCAAGCATATCGAGAGTAAAATTACCGTGCTTAGCGGCGGCGAGAAGGCGAAGGTACGGCTCTGTAAGCTGATCAACCGCGAAACGAACCTGCTCGTGCTCGATGAGCCAACCAACCACTTGGATGTGGATGCTAAGGATGAGCTGAAGCGCGCCCTCAAGGCGTACAAAGGCAGCATCCTGCTAATTTCCCACGAACCCGAATTTTATCGCGAAGTTGTAACAGATACATGGAACTGTGAATCCTGGACGACAAAGGTGTTTTAA
- a CDS encoding GAF domain-containing hybrid sensor histidine kinase/response regulator produces MIETEKEQDRLQALQRYQILDTPSEGSFDRITSLASQLLNVPVAITTLVDTDRVWFKSRHGIDLEEVKREPGLCASAILHNKPYILNDASIDPRSLAHPLVAKENGFRFYAGVPLTTHDNHNLGTLCVMDYQPRSITNEELNILNVLAQIVMDEMELRLASRNIDKLTRQKSALLAVLSHEIRTPLNGIIGMTSLLQSTEMTEEQKEFLDTIDSCGETLLSLLDHILDFSKFEAGKMELNVEPFDIHSCLNQVLDLFSAQVLKKGIIIKSELASEISHKLVGDKHKIRQVLINLVGNAVKFTKQGEIQISVNLTSEDLEYQRLSFRVKDTGIGIPNDYIDQLFQPYTQVHTKIADEYFGGTGLGLSICKQLVKLMNGRIWLENSTNRGSTFAFEIGFPLKTEDYVK; encoded by the coding sequence ATGATAGAAACTGAAAAAGAGCAAGACCGATTACAGGCTTTGCAAAGGTACCAGATACTTGATACGCCGTCAGAAGGCTCTTTTGATAGAATAACTTCGCTTGCTTCCCAATTACTTAATGTGCCCGTTGCTATCACAACCTTAGTTGATACGGATCGGGTTTGGTTCAAGTCCCGACATGGGATAGACCTGGAGGAGGTAAAACGTGAACCTGGACTTTGTGCTTCAGCCATCCTTCACAATAAGCCTTATATTCTTAATGATGCAAGTATTGATCCGCGGTCGCTCGCACATCCTTTGGTCGCAAAAGAAAACGGTTTTCGTTTCTATGCCGGTGTTCCACTGACTACTCACGACAATCATAACCTGGGCACACTATGTGTGATGGACTATCAGCCCCGTTCAATCACGAATGAAGAACTCAATATCTTGAACGTTCTCGCTCAAATAGTTATGGATGAAATGGAATTGCGGTTGGCCTCACGCAATATTGACAAGCTAACTCGGCAAAAGTCTGCATTATTAGCAGTGCTTAGCCATGAAATCCGAACACCATTGAACGGTATTATTGGAATGACAAGCTTGCTTCAATCTACCGAAATGACGGAGGAACAAAAGGAATTTTTGGATACGATTGATTCGTGCGGCGAAACATTACTTTCTTTGCTTGATCATATATTGGATTTTTCAAAATTCGAAGCTGGTAAAATGGAATTGAATGTTGAACCATTTGACATACATTCTTGCTTGAATCAGGTGCTAGATCTGTTTTCTGCTCAAGTTTTAAAAAAGGGGATTATTATAAAGAGTGAACTCGCTTCAGAGATATCACATAAATTGGTAGGCGATAAGCATAAAATCCGGCAAGTTTTAATTAACTTGGTTGGAAATGCAGTCAAATTTACAAAGCAAGGGGAAATTCAAATTTCGGTCAATTTGACATCTGAAGATTTAGAGTATCAACGATTATCTTTCAGGGTAAAAGACACAGGTATTGGTATACCGAATGATTATATTGACCAATTGTTCCAACCATACACACAAGTACACACGAAGATCGCTGATGAATATTTTGGCGGAACGGGGCTTGGACTTTCAATATGCAAACAGTTAGTTAAATTGATGAATGGGCGTATCTGGCTTGAAAATTCAACAAACCGTGGCTCGACATTTGCATTTGAAATTGGATTTCCACTAAAAACAGAAGATTATGTTAAATAA
- a CDS encoding AraC family transcriptional regulator has translation MTNRYSEIDEVLAYIHQHIYEPLPLCRLAGHVAYSQYHFSRIFKERIGISPLYYVSSLRLQKAKDLLLRTNLSIRDIGLEIGQQSLGTFTTRFTERVGVTPSDFRNSALQADNHLQSLQKLNDWRTSYPSLNQHVRIEGTVQSTIPFEGVILIGLFAKPIPEGLPLYGTLVPSLGDFCFTGVKPGTYYLMATSVSWGMQALDYLLPHTTLRARLKEPIIVGPFSSVPHQQVTLHVPRPDDPPILISIPLLMNNFLNRVMQNSHR, from the coding sequence GTGACTAACCGATATTCAGAAATTGACGAGGTGCTCGCATATATTCATCAGCATATTTATGAACCGCTTCCGCTTTGCCGGTTGGCCGGTCATGTAGCCTACAGTCAGTACCATTTCTCGCGCATTTTTAAAGAACGAATAGGTATCTCACCCTTATATTATGTTTCTTCCCTCCGATTGCAAAAGGCAAAAGATTTGTTATTGCGGACCAATCTGAGTATTCGCGATATCGGATTGGAGATAGGGCAGCAGAGTCTAGGAACCTTCACCACCCGATTTACCGAACGGGTAGGAGTGACGCCGTCCGACTTTCGGAACTCGGCTCTGCAAGCGGACAATCACTTGCAATCATTACAGAAGCTTAACGATTGGCGTACGTCATATCCTAGTTTAAATCAACACGTAAGAATAGAAGGGACCGTCCAATCGACGATTCCTTTTGAAGGTGTCATTCTGATCGGCCTGTTTGCCAAACCGATTCCTGAAGGACTTCCCCTATACGGAACGTTGGTTCCTTCTTTAGGGGATTTTTGTTTTACAGGCGTCAAACCGGGCACCTACTATCTGATGGCTACATCGGTTTCTTGGGGGATGCAAGCCTTGGATTATTTGCTTCCGCACACAACGTTACGCGCCCGATTAAAGGAGCCGATCATCGTTGGTCCCTTTTCCTCCGTCCCGCATCAGCAAGTTACGCTCCACGTTCCCCGTCCTGACGATCCACCAATCTTGATTTCTATTCCCTTGTTAATGAATAATTTCCTCAATCGGGTAATGCAAAATAGCCATCGATAA